A single region of the Ziziphus jujuba cultivar Dongzao chromosome 10, ASM3175591v1 genome encodes:
- the LOC107411065 gene encoding histone H2B translates to MAPKAEKKPAEKKPAEEKKSAVAEKAPAEKKPKAGKKLPKEGGAAAGDKKKKRTKKSTETYKIYIFKVLKQVHPDIGISSKAMGIMNSFINDIFEKLAQEASRLARYNKKPTITSREIQTAVRLVLPGELAKHAVSEGTKAVTKFTSS, encoded by the coding sequence ATGGCACCCAAGGCTGAGAAGAAGCCCGCCGAGAAGAAGCCGGCAGAGGAGAAGAAGTCGGCGGTGGCGGAGAAAGCTCCGGCCGAAAAGAAACCCAAAGCCGGCAAGAAGCTCCCGAAGGAAGGAGGAGCCGCCGCCGgggacaagaagaagaagaggaccaAGAAGAGCACGGAGACCTACAAGATCTACATCTTCAAGGTCCTGAAGCAGGTTCACCCTGATATTGGGATCTCGAGCAAGGCCATGGGAATCATGAACAGCTTCATCAACGACATCTTCGAGAAGCTCGCTCAGGAGGCTTCCAGGCTCGCTAGGTACAACAAGAAGCCCACCATCACTTCTCGGGAGATACAGACCGCTGTGAGGCTTGTACTTCCCGGAGAACTTGCTAAGCACGCGGTTTCCGAAGGGACCAAGGCGGTGACTAAATTTACCAGCTCTTGA